A single window of Thermodesulfobacteriota bacterium DNA harbors:
- a CDS encoding methyltransferase domain-containing protein, which translates to MSWNPELYHKYQKERFAPFKDLMDLIEVRESISSLDLGCGTGELTKLVADMLPESTMLGIDSSSEMLEKASQLSKQGLSYELCPIAEASGKWDLIFSNAAVQWVDNHQELIPKLVSMLNPNGQIAIQMPANHNHPTQTTIADIANEEPYFSALGGWQREWSVLTIREYSEILYDIGAQDINVFEKIYPHVLDNVDAIVEWLSGTALLPYFERLPKELHSDFMNCYRERLRDIYPKVPVFFPYQRIFFSARWPE; encoded by the coding sequence ATGTCTTGGAATCCTGAGCTGTATCATAAATATCAGAAAGAGCGCTTTGCCCCTTTTAAAGATTTAATGGATTTGATCGAGGTTAGAGAATCTATCTCTTCATTGGATCTGGGGTGCGGGACAGGTGAGCTAACAAAATTGGTAGCTGATATGCTGCCTGAAAGCACGATGCTTGGGATTGATAGCTCAAGTGAGATGTTAGAGAAGGCCTCACAACTTAGCAAGCAAGGTCTAAGCTATGAGTTATGTCCGATTGCAGAAGCTTCAGGCAAGTGGGATCTAATCTTTTCTAATGCCGCTGTGCAGTGGGTCGACAACCATCAAGAGCTAATCCCAAAGCTGGTTTCGATGCTAAACCCAAATGGCCAGATAGCTATTCAAATGCCGGCAAACCATAACCATCCTACACAGACTACAATTGCGGATATCGCTAATGAGGAACCATACTTTAGTGCTCTAGGCGGATGGCAAAGGGAGTGGTCGGTTCTAACAATAAGAGAGTACTCAGAGATTTTATATGACATAGGTGCACAGGATATAAATGTGTTTGAGAAAATCTATCCCCATGTCCTAGATAATGTCGATGCCATAGTGGAGTGGCTTTCGGGAACAGCGCTTCTTCCATATTTTGAAAGATTACCCAAAGAGCTGCATAGCGATTTTATGAATTGCTACCGTGAGCGCCTTAGAGATATATATCCAAAAGTTCCAGTGTTTTTCCCTTACCAGCGCATATTTTTTTCGGCAAGATGGCCTGAGTAA
- the crcB gene encoding fluoride efflux transporter CrcB yields the protein MMQTILYIAIGGAIGAILRYSISGYAYKNFEGNLPWGTIAVNLIGCFAIGFLWNVFENLAHSPNTRAFIFIGILGAFTTFSTFGIESFHLFRQGEIKFGILNILISNIGGIGLVFAGYYASKYILSTVK from the coding sequence ATGATGCAAACAATTCTCTACATAGCCATCGGGGGCGCAATAGGGGCTATCTTAAGATACTCAATCTCAGGATATGCGTATAAAAATTTTGAAGGCAATCTCCCCTGGGGAACAATAGCTGTTAACCTGATTGGATGCTTCGCTATAGGGTTTTTGTGGAATGTCTTTGAAAACCTTGCTCATTCCCCAAACACAAGAGCATTTATATTCATTGGCATTCTCGGAGCTTTCACTACATTCTCAACTTTTGGTATTGAAAGCTTTCACCTTTTTAGGCAGGGAGAGATAAAATTTGGGATATTAAACATTCTGATCAGCAACATAGGCGGAATCGGGCTTGTGTTTGCCGGCTACTATGCCTCCAAATACATTTTGAGTACAGTGAAATAA